Proteins found in one Triticum urartu cultivar G1812 chromosome 4, Tu2.1, whole genome shotgun sequence genomic segment:
- the LOC125553647 gene encoding probable non-inhibitory serpin-Z9 has protein sequence MRHFSSLPRVLRRSAAPKPNRRSPAPKPHPPSPSPGPVPDAQAPVAPAPMPTRPWEEALDAAQRAFCLPLAGRVLAAAGTGNAAVSPVGVHAALSLAASGARGATRRQLLGTLGCGGGGKGAAADAANVASRVVKRVLKDRAKSGGPRLAFASGVWADASTTLSPEFVETAGGLYCSAAKTVDFKSTPEDAAEQINSWVNKSTRQTITSLVPDGLVDQNTGLVLGSALYFKGRWLDKTDIGKTAEQKFYCLDGTHVLVPFVEYDRTRLFAAHDGFKVIKLPYKQGNNERKFSMYIFLPDAHDGLFELTKKIFSEPAFLEQHLPTEKRHVGIGVPKFTISFQIDMKDFLKDMTLELPFRRDADFKDMVKEGDSKEPLFLSDVLHKVILEVNDDEIEETSVEKSIGKPLPTEHFTADHPFFFLIREEVSATVIFMGHVLDPSSQY, from the exons ATGCGGCACTTCTCCTCCCTCCCGCGGGTGCTCCGCCGGAGCGCCGCCCCAAAACCCAACCGGCGGAGCCCCGCCCCGAAACCTCACCCTCCCTCGCCGTCCCCCGGTCCGGTTCCTGATGCTCAGGCGCCCGTCGCCCCTGCGCCGATGCCGACGAGGCCATGGGAGGAGGCCCTGGACGCAGCACAACGCGCGTTCTGCCTGCCCCTCGCCGGCCGCGTCCTCGCCGCCGCAGGCACTGGAAACGCCGCTGTATCCCCTGTTGGAGTCCACGCCGCGCTCTCCCTCGCGGCCTCCGGCGCGCGTGGTGCGACGCGGAGGCAGTTGCTCGGTACGTTGggctgcggtggcggcggcaaggGCGCGGCGGCTGACGCGGCCAATGTGGCGTCGCGTGTGGTCAAGCGCGTGCTCAAGGACCGCGCGAAGTCTGGTGGACCACGGCTCGCGTTCGCCTCTGGCGTGTGGGCCGACGCATCAACGACGctctcgccggagttcgtcgagACCGCTGGTGGCCTGTACTGCTCAGCGGCCAAGACGGTCGATTTCAAGAGCACG CCAGAAGATGCTGCTGAGCAAATTAACTCATGGGTCAACAAGTCCACGAGACAAACCATTACCTCACTCGTTCCAGATGGATTAGTTGACCAGAATACAGGGCTTGTACTTGGCAGCGCGCTGTATTTTAAAGGCAGATGGCTGGATAAGACTGATATAGGGAAGACTGCTGAACAAAAATTCTACTGTCTGGATGGAACACATGTCCTAGTTCCTTTTGTGGAGTATGACAGAACTCGTCTTTTTGCTGCGCATGACGGATTCAAAGTTATTAAGCTTCCTTACAAGCAAGGGAATAATGAACGGAAATTTTCCATGTACATTTTCCTCCCAGATGCTCATGATGGTCTGTTTGAATTAACCAAGAAGATTTTCTCTGAGCCGGCATTCTTAGAACAACATTTACCGACGGAGAAGCGCCATGTGGGTATTGGGGTGCCCAAATTCACGATATCTTTTCAGATCGACATGAAGGATTTTCTGAAAGATATGACACTTGAATTGCCATTCCGACGAGATGCAGATTTCAAAGATATGGTAAAGGAAGGTGACTCGAAGGAGCCTTTGTTTCTATCTGATGTACTTCATAAAGTGATTTTGGAAGTGAACGATGATGAAATTGAAGAAACTTCTGTGGAGAAAAGCATAGGCAAGCCTTTACCAACAGAGCACTTCACAGCCGACCACCCTTTCTTCTTTCTCATTCGGGAGGAAGTGTCTGCTACGGTTATCTTCATGGGACATGTGCTTGATCCTTCATCACAGTACTAA